Below is a window of Flavobacterium sp. CFS9 DNA.
GTCTTTCAATCTGATCAATTATAAAACGGCTCTCGATAATGTTGCAATGCCTTTGTATTATCAGGGAGTTAAGAGAAAGGAGCGTTACGACATCGCTATGAAATATTTAGAGAAAGTTGGACTTGGTTCGCATTCTCATCACTTACCCAATGAGCTCTCCGGAGGTCAGAAACAGCGTGTTGCCATTGCAAGAGCTTTGGCTTCAAATCCAAAAGTTTTATTGGCAGACGAGCCGACAGGAGCATTGGATACTAAAACCTCTTATGAAGTTATGGAATTGATTCAGGGGATTAACGATGAAGGAAAAACAATCCTGATCGTAACCCACGAACCTGATATTGCCGCAATGTGCAAAAGAAATG
It encodes the following:
- a CDS encoding ABC transporter ATP-binding protein produces the protein MIEIKDLHKSYKMGSSELHVLKGINFNIEEGELVAIMGSSGSGKSTLLNILGILDEADSGSYILDKTPIKKLNETIASKYRNKFLGFVFQSFNLINYKTALDNVAMPLYYQGVKRKERYDIAMKYLEKVGLGSHSHHLPNELSGGQKQRVAIARALASNPKVLLADEPTGALDTKTSYEVMELIQGINDEGKTILIVTHEPDIAAMCKRNVVLKDGLIIDDKKVEQVRASSYV